A region of Spirochaetaceae bacterium DNA encodes the following proteins:
- a CDS encoding PIN domain-containing protein, translating into MICYFDTSFILSAVLEERPQEDHAAWDQAGERLASDLLRFECWAGLRQAALQEPEVRRDEWTSNRGTQIDRFLDGMTFKSIDDAIERIVRRENGLAGCRTLDAIHIATALYFAPHLDEPLVICSFDRRLRSAAEGLKLQTHPSLGDGAHEERRG; encoded by the coding sequence ATGATCTGCTACTTCGATACCAGCTTCATACTATCTGCCGTGCTGGAGGAGCGCCCGCAGGAAGACCATGCTGCCTGGGACCAGGCCGGCGAGCGGCTGGCGTCGGACCTGCTGCGCTTCGAGTGTTGGGCGGGTTTGCGACAGGCCGCACTGCAGGAGCCCGAGGTTAGGCGCGACGAATGGACCTCCAACCGCGGTACTCAGATCGACCGGTTCTTGGACGGGATGACGTTCAAGTCCATCGACGACGCGATAGAACGGATAGTCCGCCGCGAGAATGGACTGGCAGGCTGCCGAACCCTGGATGCCATCCACATCGCGACGGCGCTCTACTTTGCGCCTCACCTCGACGAACCGCTCGTCATCTGTAGTTTCGATCGCCGGCTGCGTAGCGCTGCCGAAGGACTGAAGTTGCAGACTCACCCGAGCCTTGGCGACGGCGCCCACGAGGAGCGCAGAGGCTAG
- a CDS encoding amidohydrolase family protein — translation MAPQYDLVVRGGTVVDGTGAEPFAADVAVHDGRIAAVGSGLGAAVEEIDAGGMLVTPGFVDIHTHYDAQACWDSHLAPSALHGVTTVVMGNCGVGFAPCRPADRDKLVELMEGVEDIPGAVMHEGLEWQWESFGGYLDALERKARDVDVCALLPHAAVRVYVMGARALALEPATADDIARMREITAAAVRAGAFGVSTSRTTSHRSLNGEFIPTLRAYEDELQGLAQGVRDGGRGLLEVVTEWIQPNPAEEFAMLSRIAERSARPVLYSLTQYHEQPDDYRAILAFNRQAAARGVPIRPVVAPRAIGVLLGLQASQTPFSGCPTYRALADLPLPAKVARLRDPAVRAAILAEDPARDSTFPLLRLLSYERMYRFGTPPNYTPEAHDSVAAIAARTSRPAPDVAYDLLLANEGRDFLYTPIRNYAAPGLAACEELLEDRLSIMGLGDGGAHVGFILDAGYPTWLLTYWGRQRGRWPPAELIRRLTSDPADAAGLRDRGRIEVGLKGDLNVIDWRQLDFEPPRVEHDLPAGGARLMQGARGYRCTVVAGRVTWRDGHPTGALPGKLVRGMRT, via the coding sequence ATGGCCCCGCAATATGACCTGGTCGTGCGCGGCGGGACCGTGGTGGACGGCACCGGCGCCGAGCCGTTCGCCGCCGACGTGGCGGTGCATGACGGGCGCATCGCCGCGGTCGGAAGCGGGCTCGGCGCGGCGGTGGAGGAGATCGACGCCGGCGGGATGCTGGTGACGCCCGGGTTCGTGGACATCCACACCCACTACGACGCCCAGGCGTGCTGGGACAGCCACCTGGCACCCTCTGCCCTGCACGGCGTTACCACCGTGGTCATGGGCAACTGCGGCGTCGGCTTTGCGCCGTGCCGCCCCGCCGACCGGGACAAGCTGGTGGAGCTGATGGAGGGCGTCGAGGACATCCCCGGCGCGGTGATGCACGAGGGGCTGGAGTGGCAATGGGAGAGCTTCGGCGGCTACCTCGACGCGCTGGAGCGCAAGGCGCGCGACGTCGACGTGTGCGCGCTGCTGCCGCACGCGGCGGTGCGGGTGTACGTGATGGGTGCGCGCGCCCTGGCGCTGGAGCCGGCCACCGCGGACGACATCGCCCGGATGCGGGAGATTACCGCCGCCGCCGTGCGCGCCGGTGCGTTCGGGGTGTCGACCAGCCGCACCACCAGCCACCGCAGCCTGAACGGCGAGTTCATACCCACCCTGCGCGCCTACGAGGATGAGCTGCAGGGACTGGCTCAGGGGGTGCGTGACGGCGGCCGTGGGCTGCTGGAAGTGGTCACCGAGTGGATCCAGCCTAACCCGGCCGAGGAGTTCGCGATGCTGAGCCGGATCGCCGAACGCAGCGCCCGGCCGGTGCTCTACTCGCTCACCCAGTACCACGAACAGCCGGACGACTACCGCGCGATCCTCGCCTTCAACCGGCAGGCGGCGGCGCGCGGGGTGCCGATCCGCCCGGTGGTGGCGCCGCGCGCGATCGGCGTGCTGCTCGGCCTGCAGGCCAGCCAGACGCCGTTCTCCGGCTGCCCCACGTACCGGGCGCTGGCCGACCTGCCGCTGCCCGCCAAGGTGGCCAGGCTGCGCGACCCGGCGGTGCGCGCCGCCATCCTGGCGGAGGACCCGGCCAGGGACAGCACCTTCCCGCTGCTGCGGCTGCTCTCCTACGAGCGCATGTACCGGTTCGGCACGCCGCCCAACTACACCCCCGAGGCGCACGACTCGGTGGCTGCCATTGCCGCGCGCACGTCCCGGCCGGCGCCGGATGTCGCCTACGACCTGCTGCTGGCGAACGAGGGCCGCGACTTTCTGTACACCCCGATCAGGAACTACGCGGCGCCCGGGCTGGCCGCGTGCGAAGAGCTGCTGGAGGACCGGCTCAGCATCATGGGGCTGGGCGACGGCGGCGCGCACGTCGGCTTCATTCTGGACGCCGGCTACCCGACCTGGCTGCTCACCTACTGGGGCCGGCAGCGCGGCCGCTGGCCGCCGGCGGAGCTGATCCGCCGCCTGACCTCGGACCCCGCCGATGCCGCCGGATTGCGCGACCGCGGCCGCATCGAAGTCGGGTTGAAGGGCGACCTGAACGTGATCGACTGGCGGCAGCTCGATTTCGAGCCGCCCCGCGTCGAGCACGACCTGCCCGCCGGCGGCGCCCGC
- a CDS encoding ABC transporter permease translates to MRAYITRRLLLLIPTLFFLTILVFLALRFIPGDVIDAMIGIGGGYFGGDHDTREALISALGLDVPLHVQYVRWVGGMVLHGTLGSSLYGDALTIEEQILRRLPATLELGLLAIAIGLVIALPVGIYSAIRRNTAADYAGRTVAIVGLATPNFWLGVMVTVFPAIWWNWTPPVRMIALSDDLLGNLGVFMIPSLILGTYFAAATMRMTRTMMLEVLRQDYVRTAWSKGLRERVVVLRHAITNALIPVITLTGLQLPILVGGSVIMENIFNLPGIGRLLLDALLERDYPMVSGINLVFATGVLVINLVVDLLYGFLDPRVRYA, encoded by the coding sequence ATGAGAGCCTACATCACCCGGCGTCTGCTGCTGCTGATCCCGACGCTGTTCTTCCTCACCATCCTGGTGTTCCTGGCCCTCCGGTTCATACCCGGCGATGTCATAGATGCCATGATCGGGATCGGCGGCGGCTATTTCGGGGGCGATCACGACACGCGCGAGGCACTCATAAGCGCTCTCGGGTTGGACGTTCCCCTGCACGTGCAGTACGTGCGCTGGGTGGGCGGCATGGTGCTGCACGGCACGCTCGGCTCGTCGCTGTATGGCGACGCACTTACCATCGAGGAGCAGATTCTGCGCAGGCTGCCGGCCACGCTCGAGCTGGGCCTGCTGGCAATCGCCATCGGGCTGGTGATCGCGCTGCCGGTGGGCATCTACTCCGCGATCCGCCGGAACACCGCCGCCGACTACGCCGGGCGCACCGTGGCGATCGTCGGATTGGCCACTCCCAACTTCTGGCTGGGCGTGATGGTTACCGTGTTTCCGGCGATCTGGTGGAACTGGACGCCGCCGGTGCGGATGATCGCCCTGTCCGATGACCTGCTGGGCAATCTCGGCGTGTTCATGATCCCCAGTCTGATTCTGGGCACCTACTTCGCCGCCGCCACCATGCGCATGACCCGTACCATGATGCTGGAGGTGCTCCGGCAGGACTACGTGCGCACCGCCTGGTCCAAGGGGCTGCGGGAACGCGTCGTGGTGCTCAGGCACGCCATCACGAATGCCCTGATTCCGGTAATCACCTTGACCGGTCTGCAGCTCCCGATCCTGGTCGGCGGCTCGGTGATCATGGAGAACATCTTCAACCTGCCGGGCATTGGCCGGCTGCTGCTGGACGCCCTCCTGGAGCGGGACTACCCCATGGTGTCCGGCATCAACCTGGTGTTCGCCACCGGCGTGCTGGTGATCAACCTGGTGGTGGACCTGCTCTACGGGTTCCTCGACCCGCGCGTGCGCTACGCCTAA
- a CDS encoding SDR family oxidoreductase: MRLEGKVAIVTGAGRGIGRATALALAREGADVVLAARTGAEIEALAGEIGSAGREALPVRTDVTSKSDVDAMVRQALDRFGRVDILVNNAGFADHKAIPDISEADWDVHINVNLKAVFLCTQAVFMHLCAQGSGHIVNVSSLAGKYHPYKMAAYGSAKWGVAGLTGITQEEGRPHGVRAVLIRPGNVDTQMQHDNHDVYPEKLMQPEDIAEAIVHAVTQNPRAYTPVVDVYPFEDVHKPDSWEAKWSGSKEQKRKVYRT; encoded by the coding sequence GTGAGACTGGAAGGGAAAGTTGCGATCGTGACCGGCGCGGGACGGGGCATCGGGAGAGCCACCGCCCTTGCCCTTGCTCGCGAGGGGGCGGATGTGGTGCTCGCGGCGCGCACCGGCGCGGAGATCGAAGCGCTGGCCGGGGAGATTGGCAGTGCCGGCCGGGAAGCGCTCCCGGTACGGACCGACGTGACCAGCAAGTCCGACGTGGACGCCATGGTTCGGCAGGCCCTGGACCGGTTCGGCCGCGTGGACATTCTCGTCAACAACGCCGGATTCGCCGACCACAAGGCCATTCCCGACATCAGCGAGGCGGACTGGGACGTCCATATCAACGTCAACCTCAAGGCGGTCTTCCTGTGCACGCAGGCGGTGTTCATGCACCTGTGCGCGCAGGGCAGCGGCCACATCGTCAACGTCTCCTCCCTTGCCGGCAAGTACCATCCGTACAAGATGGCGGCGTACGGCTCGGCGAAGTGGGGCGTGGCAGGGCTCACCGGGATCACGCAGGAGGAGGGCCGTCCGCACGGCGTGCGCGCGGTGCTGATTCGGCCGGGCAACGTCGACACCCAGATGCAGCATGACAATCATGATGTCTATCCCGAGAAGCTGATGCAGCCGGAAGATATCGCGGAAGCGATTGTGCATGCCGTCACCCAGAACCCGCGCGCCTACACACCGGTCGTCGACGTGTATCCGTTCGAGGACGTGCACAAGCCGGACTCCTGGGAAGCAAAGTGGAGCGGCAGCAAGGAACAGAAACGCAAGGTCTACCGAACGTAG
- a CDS encoding ABC transporter permease has product MAALIGGTAGFVGGKFDLVVQRFVDAWMSIPGLLLLLTIMSLAGRGLLQIILVLGISSGVTNSRVVRGAVIAIKENDYFRAARAVGSPLAHTLLRHVLPNVMPPIIIVFSITIGAIIVAEASLSFLGFGLPPEVPSWGGMLSREGRQYMTIAPRLAIWPGLCLTIVVYGINMFGDAVRDLLDPRLRGGGGRYGTSKRGARSQRGA; this is encoded by the coding sequence GTGGCGGCGCTGATCGGCGGCACCGCCGGTTTCGTCGGCGGCAAGTTCGACCTCGTGGTGCAGCGCTTCGTCGACGCGTGGATGTCGATTCCCGGACTCCTGTTGCTGCTGACCATCATGTCGCTGGCCGGCCGCGGTCTGCTGCAGATCATTCTCGTGCTCGGCATCTCCTCCGGCGTCACCAATTCCCGGGTGGTGCGCGGTGCGGTGATCGCCATCAAGGAGAACGACTACTTCCGGGCGGCGCGGGCAGTGGGCAGCCCGCTCGCGCACACCCTGCTCCGGCACGTGCTGCCCAACGTCATGCCGCCGATCATCATCGTCTTCTCGATCACGATCGGCGCCATCATCGTGGCCGAGGCGAGCTTGAGCTTCCTCGGCTTCGGTCTGCCGCCGGAAGTGCCGAGCTGGGGCGGCATGCTCAGCCGCGAGGGACGCCAGTACATGACGATCGCCCCGCGGCTGGCGATCTGGCCCGGCCTGTGCCTGACCATTGTGGTGTACGGCATCAACATGTTCGGCGACGCCGTGCGCGACCTGCTCGACCCCCGCCTGCGCGGCGGCGGCGGCCGCTACGGAACCTCCAAGCGGGGAGCGCGCAGCCAACGAGGTGCTTGA